In one Sphingobium indicum B90A genomic region, the following are encoded:
- the ppdK gene encoding pyruvate, phosphate dikinase, with amino-acid sequence MLTMEEASMSTTATRYVYRFGGGVDDGGKGDKNLLGGKGANLDGMAAIGLPVPPGFTITTEMCTRYYTDGGVYPESLKAEVANGIAHIEGVTGKKFGDKADPLLVSVRSGARISMPGMMDTVLNLGLNDETVIGLAAASGDERFAWDSYRRFIQMYSDVVLELDHGAFEEALEIAKEDQGYTLDTEMTADDWKALVTEYKGLVSKLWNKPFPQDVNDQLWGAISAVFGSWQADRAKVYRRLNSIPHDWGTAVNVQAMVFGNMGDTSATGVAFTRDPATGENAYYGEYLINAQGEDVVAGIRTPQYLTKAARERAGAKPLSMEEAMPETYAELARVFQILETHYRDMQDIEFTVQQGKLWMLQTRSGKRTAKAALKIAVDMAHEGLITEEEAVARVDPAALDQLLHPTLDPKAPRDVLTKGLPASPGAASGAIVFDADTAERRNELGDSVILVRVETSPEDIHGMHAAKGILTARGGMTSHAAVVARGMGRPCVSGAGSLSIDNNARTLRIEGRTLKEGDILTIDGSTGEVMAGEVPTVQPELAGDFGTLMAWADKVRRLKVRANAETPLDCQTARDFGAEGVGLCRTEHMFFDAARITAVREMILADSEKGRRVALEKLLPEQRDDFAQIFMVMAGLPVTIRLLDPPLHEFLPHGEAEFEEVARAAGVGVEALKRRAAELHEFNPMLGHRGCRLGVTYPEIYEMQARAIFEAALIIKQRSGEAPIPEIMIPLVATKKELELMKAIVDSVAKQVFEEQGASVDYLVGTMIELPRAALKAGEIAEVGEFFSFGTNDLTQTTIGISRDDAGRFLTQYVDKGIFARDPFVSIDVEGVGELIELAAERGRATRRGIKLGICGEHGGDPASIAFCEKTGLDYVSASPYRVPIARLAAAQAALANRK; translated from the coding sequence ATGTTGACAATGGAAGAGGCCAGCATGAGCACGACCGCGACCCGTTATGTCTATCGTTTCGGCGGCGGCGTCGATGATGGCGGCAAGGGCGACAAGAATCTCCTGGGCGGCAAGGGCGCCAATCTGGACGGCATGGCCGCCATCGGCCTGCCCGTGCCCCCCGGTTTCACCATCACGACGGAGATGTGCACCCGCTATTATACCGATGGCGGCGTCTATCCCGAAAGCCTGAAGGCGGAAGTCGCGAACGGCATCGCCCATATCGAGGGCGTCACCGGCAAGAAGTTCGGCGACAAGGCCGATCCGCTGCTGGTCTCCGTCCGTTCCGGCGCGCGCATTTCCATGCCCGGCATGATGGACACGGTCCTGAACCTCGGTCTGAACGACGAAACCGTGATCGGCCTCGCCGCCGCTTCGGGCGACGAGCGTTTCGCCTGGGACAGCTATCGCCGCTTCATCCAGATGTATTCGGACGTGGTGCTGGAACTCGACCATGGCGCGTTCGAGGAAGCGCTGGAAATCGCCAAGGAAGACCAGGGCTACACGCTCGACACGGAAATGACCGCCGACGACTGGAAGGCGCTCGTCACCGAATATAAAGGGCTAGTTTCAAAGCTTTGGAACAAGCCCTTCCCGCAGGATGTGAACGACCAGCTTTGGGGCGCGATCAGCGCCGTCTTCGGTAGCTGGCAGGCCGACCGCGCCAAGGTCTATCGCCGCCTGAACTCGATCCCGCACGATTGGGGCACTGCCGTCAACGTGCAGGCGATGGTGTTCGGCAATATGGGCGACACTTCGGCCACCGGCGTCGCCTTCACCCGCGACCCCGCGACCGGCGAGAATGCCTATTATGGCGAATATCTGATCAATGCCCAGGGCGAGGATGTGGTGGCGGGCATCCGCACGCCGCAATATCTGACCAAGGCCGCGCGCGAGCGGGCAGGGGCCAAGCCGCTGTCGATGGAAGAGGCGATGCCGGAAACCTATGCCGAACTGGCGCGGGTGTTCCAGATCCTCGAAACCCATTATCGCGACATGCAGGACATCGAATTCACGGTGCAGCAGGGCAAGCTCTGGATGCTCCAGACCCGTTCCGGCAAGCGCACCGCCAAGGCCGCTCTCAAGATCGCGGTCGACATGGCCCATGAAGGCCTGATCACGGAGGAAGAAGCCGTCGCCCGCGTCGATCCCGCTGCGCTCGACCAGCTTCTGCACCCCACGCTCGATCCCAAGGCGCCCCGCGACGTGCTGACCAAGGGCCTGCCCGCCTCGCCGGGCGCGGCTTCGGGCGCCATCGTGTTCGACGCCGACACCGCCGAACGCCGCAACGAACTGGGCGATTCCGTCATCCTCGTCCGCGTCGAGACCAGCCCCGAAGACATCCACGGCATGCACGCGGCCAAGGGCATCCTGACCGCGCGCGGCGGCATGACCAGCCACGCCGCCGTGGTGGCCCGCGGCATGGGCCGTCCCTGCGTCTCCGGCGCGGGCAGCCTGTCCATCGACAATAATGCCAGGACGCTGCGCATCGAAGGCCGCACGTTGAAGGAAGGCGACATCCTCACCATCGACGGTTCCACCGGCGAAGTGATGGCGGGTGAAGTCCCGACCGTGCAGCCCGAACTGGCGGGCGATTTCGGCACGCTGATGGCCTGGGCCGACAAGGTCCGCCGCCTCAAGGTCCGCGCCAACGCCGAAACCCCGCTCGACTGCCAGACCGCCCGCGATTTTGGCGCGGAAGGCGTGGGTCTCTGCCGCACCGAACATATGTTCTTCGACGCGGCCCGCATCACCGCCGTGCGGGAGATGATCCTGGCCGACAGCGAGAAGGGCCGCCGCGTCGCGCTCGAAAAGCTGCTGCCGGAACAGCGGGACGATTTCGCGCAGATCTTCATGGTGATGGCGGGCCTGCCCGTCACCATCCGCCTGCTCGATCCGCCGCTGCACGAATTCCTGCCCCATGGCGAAGCGGAGTTCGAGGAAGTGGCCAGGGCCGCGGGCGTCGGCGTGGAGGCGTTGAAGCGCCGCGCCGCCGAACTGCATGAATTCAACCCGATGCTGGGCCATCGCGGTTGCCGCCTAGGCGTCACCTACCCCGAAATCTACGAAATGCAGGCCCGCGCCATCTTCGAAGCCGCGCTGATCATCAAGCAGCGTTCGGGCGAAGCGCCGATCCCCGAAATCATGATCCCGCTCGTCGCCACGAAGAAGGAGCTGGAACTGATGAAGGCCATCGTCGACAGCGTGGCCAAGCAGGTGTTCGAGGAGCAGGGCGCGTCGGTCGACTATCTGGTCGGCACCATGATCGAACTGCCCCGCGCCGCATTGAAGGCAGGCGAAATCGCCGAAGTCGGCGAATTCTTCTCCTTCGGCACCAACGACCTGACGCAGACGACCATCGGCATCAGCCGGGACGACGCGGGCCGTTTCCTGACGCAATATGTGGACAAGGGCATCTTCGCCCGCGATCCCTTCGTCAGCATCGATGTGGAGGGCGTCGGCGAACTGATCGAACTCGCCGCCGAACGCGGCCGCGCCACCCGCCGCGGCATCAAGCTCGGCATTTGCGGCGAGCATGGCGGCGACCCGGCGTCCATCGCCTTTTGCGAGAAGACGGGCCTCGATTATGTATCGGCATCGCCCTATCGGGTGCCGATCGCTCGCCTTGCCGCGGCTCAGGCGGCGCTGGCGAACCGGAAATGA
- a CDS encoding endo alpha-1,4 polygalactosaminidase, translating into MFRAREKLSSIGLIAAATLMLAGCGGGGDDGTPTPAPTPAPTPSPSPSPTPAPAPATLFSWDWILQNQGLPATPPAVAYLDVDGFDTAAAYVALAKSRGTRTICYLDVGSAESNRPDYASLSAISGLLGNSYPGFAGERYIDIRRYPEFIQVMDDRLRMCRDKGFDHVEFDVMDAFEDGAATTGFDLTEQDMIAYVTALSTRARGYGLKPVQKNAGGSSAKLVPLFDAILFEGCVLGDFCADSAPYVAAGKPAFNAEYPEEWPAGTFDRARTCSISANAAVSTIITVVDLDRPAPDRCVP; encoded by the coding sequence GTGTTTCGGGCACGCGAAAAGCTATCCTCGATCGGCCTTATCGCCGCCGCCACGCTCATGCTGGCCGGGTGCGGAGGCGGTGGAGATGACGGCACGCCGACCCCCGCCCCGACGCCGGCTCCGACGCCCTCGCCCAGCCCCTCCCCCACGCCCGCCCCGGCCCCTGCAACGCTTTTCAGTTGGGACTGGATATTGCAGAACCAGGGCCTGCCCGCGACGCCGCCCGCCGTCGCCTATCTCGATGTCGACGGGTTCGACACGGCTGCCGCTTATGTGGCGCTGGCCAAATCCCGCGGAACCAGGACGATCTGCTATCTCGATGTCGGATCGGCGGAAAGCAACCGGCCCGACTATGCCAGCCTCTCGGCCATATCGGGACTATTGGGCAACAGCTATCCCGGCTTCGCGGGCGAGCGTTACATCGACATTCGCCGCTATCCCGAATTCATCCAGGTTATGGACGACCGGCTACGCATGTGCCGGGACAAGGGTTTCGACCATGTCGAATTCGACGTGATGGACGCGTTCGAGGATGGCGCCGCGACGACAGGGTTCGACCTGACGGAACAGGACATGATCGCCTATGTGACCGCCCTCTCCACCCGGGCGCGCGGCTATGGGCTGAAGCCGGTGCAGAAGAACGCCGGCGGTTCGTCCGCGAAGCTCGTGCCGCTGTTCGACGCCATATTGTTCGAAGGATGCGTGCTGGGCGATTTCTGCGCCGACAGCGCGCCCTATGTCGCGGCGGGCAAGCCCGCGTTCAACGCCGAATATCCGGAGGAATGGCCAGCCGGAACCTTCGACCGGGCAAGGACGTGCAGCATATCCGCCAACGCTGCCGTCTCCACGATCATCACCGTCGTGGATCTGGACAGGCCCGCCCCGGACCGATGCGTTCCTTAA